From Vibrio fortis, a single genomic window includes:
- a CDS encoding HopJ type III effector protein, with translation MELSTFLAKLDSEPESIQFEDTMQVIENGYLFTEREFANGDVVNQAGQNNGSCKIFAFGQLEGLSEQQTLACFGQYYRHDVLEFPENDDHQNIRNFIKHGWQGVRFSEPALAKK, from the coding sequence ATGGAACTATCAACTTTTTTGGCGAAACTAGACAGCGAGCCAGAAAGTATTCAGTTTGAAGATACCATGCAGGTGATCGAGAACGGCTATCTATTCACAGAGCGTGAGTTCGCAAACGGAGACGTTGTGAATCAAGCTGGGCAGAACAACGGTTCATGTAAAATCTTTGCGTTTGGCCAATTAGAAGGGCTATCGGAGCAGCAAACCCTGGCGTGTTTTGGTCAGTACTATCGTCATGATGTTTTAGAGTTTCCAGAAAACGATGATCACCAAAACATCCGTAACTTCATTAAACACGGTTGGCAGGGCGTTCGTTTCTCTGAACCAGCGCTGGCAAAAAAATAG
- a CDS encoding autoinducer 2-binding periplasmic protein LuxP has translation MKRSLMLLGASLLSGPALSHGTHVLNGYWEYQEFLDKFPAQKALTEHMNQAVQKHPVPLQVKQQEPITISVVYPGQQISDYWVRNIQAFEKRLDKLRINYQINQVFTRVNADLAQQSISLQEAIENKTDYLIFTLDTTRHRKFIEHVLSSTNTKLILQNITTPVRAWEERQPFMYVGFDHATGSLKLADYFKTHSGEESEYSVLYRSEGYISDARGDTFIHEMSEETNFKLKSSFYTKSDKESGYKAAKISIARNQDLDFIYACATDVALGAAEAIRESGLDIKLNGWGGGSAELEALARGELDVTVMRMNDDTGIAMAEAIKWDLEGYAVPTVYSGDFEVVTKEDSPERIEALKQRAFRYSGK, from the coding sequence ATGAAACGTTCACTTATGTTGCTTGGGGCTTCGCTATTGTCAGGGCCAGCCCTTTCCCACGGTACGCATGTGCTTAATGGCTATTGGGAATACCAAGAGTTTTTGGATAAGTTCCCAGCGCAAAAAGCGCTGACTGAACATATGAACCAAGCCGTTCAAAAACACCCTGTTCCTTTGCAAGTCAAACAACAAGAACCTATCACTATATCGGTCGTATATCCTGGCCAGCAGATCTCAGATTACTGGGTGAGGAATATTCAAGCATTTGAAAAGCGTTTGGATAAACTCAGAATTAATTATCAAATAAATCAGGTCTTTACTCGTGTCAACGCCGATTTGGCTCAGCAAAGTATTTCTCTTCAAGAAGCGATAGAAAACAAAACGGATTATCTAATTTTCACGCTCGACACAACGCGCCATCGCAAATTTATTGAACACGTTCTGAGCTCAACTAATACCAAGCTGATTCTACAAAACATCACAACACCAGTTCGAGCTTGGGAAGAGCGACAGCCATTTATGTACGTGGGTTTTGATCATGCAACAGGCAGTTTGAAGCTTGCTGACTACTTCAAAACGCATTCAGGAGAAGAGAGCGAGTACTCAGTACTTTATCGCTCAGAAGGCTACATCAGTGATGCCCGTGGCGATACCTTTATCCATGAAATGAGTGAAGAGACCAACTTTAAACTAAAGTCTTCTTTTTATACTAAGTCTGATAAAGAGAGTGGCTATAAAGCCGCTAAGATCAGCATTGCTCGCAATCAAGATCTCGATTTCATCTACGCATGCGCCACTGATGTCGCGCTAGGCGCTGCTGAGGCCATCCGTGAATCGGGTTTAGATATCAAACTCAATGGTTGGGGTGGTGGTTCCGCTGAATTAGAAGCGTTGGCTCGTGGTGAGCTAGATGTTACTGTGATGCGAATGAATGATGACACGGGTATAGCGATGGCAGAAGCCATTAAATGGGACTTAGAAGGCTATGCTGTACCAACAGTTTACTCTGGAGACTTCGAGGTTGTGACCAAAGAAGACAGCCCAGAACGTATAGAAGCACTAAAACAACGAGCCTTTAGATACTCAGGAAAATAA
- the luxQ gene encoding quorum-sensing autoinducer 2 sensor kinase/phosphatase LuxQ, with translation MKKSYATTPRNTLAKLITRIIILVIGVMAIGVLIHNYETSSSIVKQETKRTVQQTSSLIQNMFDYRLSVLQIHQDSSSHSTMLKEYFANGDREELSYFFFGVDQREPNHAPDMRFVTTHDGVSWDDGNGQFYGFDESSLEYISSQVAFSSNWHFLELDTEIGKRHLLARKTPIVDNKTGEVLGQLYITIVLDNNFSLAESIQQGSNCENIVIEAHGDPVTSTFSGDEPYSLKDVLSYRVHEQLPEHFVTIARIKINAVDTPLTIRAVQKNSNFIALEENYERAIAAVIIVLIAMSFFARGWIHKRVSKELNKLMEFTRSASDNHEVHKFDGSNIYEFHHIGCTLEDTFERLAEQRQKFQDLFNFAHSPILVWSESGTLIQMNPAARMAMFADDDFKGVLAQEFEKKMQPNVLMVLNGAKLTGINVPIGDKVFRWNMSAIRVEHGITGVVVQGQDITKLVEAERQADRAREEAEHLANVRADFLAKMSHEIRTPLNGILGVSQLLKRSVTSEGNREKVDVLCNSAEHLLAVLNDILDFSKIEQGQFNIQKKEFRLSELINTLDSIYRPLCIEKSISFDIESRLPEELEIYTDQVRLNQIMFNLLSNALKFTHSGGVFVSFDLETTINTNRAGLIIKVKDSGIGIEPEKLDAVFEPFVQAEETTTREYGGTGLGLAIVKNLVDMLEGDIRVRSRKDAGSEFVIDIPVTYRTEPITGPKLDESTAPRDLFDKSLKVLLVEDNHTNAFIAQAFCKKYGMSVTWAKDGLEAMAYAELQPYDLILMDNQLPNLGGVETTIKLREELHLQTPIYACTADAQISTRDRFMQAGANYVIVKPIKEESLHRAFIHFKEHYQPVKRLVGNE, from the coding sequence ATGAAGAAAAGCTACGCTACCACGCCACGTAATACACTCGCGAAACTCATCACCCGAATTATTATTCTGGTGATTGGCGTGATGGCAATTGGTGTGTTGATTCATAACTATGAAACCAGCAGTAGCATCGTAAAGCAAGAAACCAAGCGAACGGTCCAGCAAACGTCCAGTTTGATACAAAACATGTTTGATTACCGTTTATCGGTACTACAAATCCATCAAGATAGCAGCTCTCACAGCACCATGCTCAAGGAGTATTTCGCCAATGGGGATAGAGAAGAACTCAGCTATTTCTTCTTTGGCGTTGATCAGCGAGAACCCAACCATGCACCCGATATGCGCTTTGTTACAACGCATGATGGCGTCTCTTGGGATGACGGCAATGGTCAGTTTTATGGCTTTGATGAGAGCAGTTTGGAGTATATCTCTTCTCAGGTTGCGTTCAGTAGTAACTGGCACTTTCTTGAGCTGGATACGGAAATTGGTAAACGCCATCTGCTTGCACGCAAAACCCCTATCGTGGATAACAAGACGGGTGAGGTGCTGGGGCAGCTCTATATCACCATTGTTTTAGACAATAACTTCTCTCTTGCAGAGTCCATTCAGCAAGGTAGTAACTGCGAGAATATTGTCATTGAAGCGCATGGCGATCCCGTCACATCAACCTTCAGTGGGGATGAACCATACTCTCTCAAAGATGTTCTCTCTTACCGAGTACATGAACAGCTTCCTGAACATTTCGTCACGATTGCAAGAATCAAGATAAACGCAGTGGATACACCACTAACGATTCGTGCAGTCCAGAAGAACAGTAACTTTATCGCGCTCGAAGAGAACTATGAGCGTGCTATCGCGGCTGTAATTATCGTTCTGATCGCCATGTCTTTCTTCGCAAGAGGTTGGATACATAAGCGTGTGTCTAAAGAGCTAAATAAACTGATGGAATTTACTCGTTCTGCGAGTGATAACCACGAAGTCCATAAGTTTGATGGTTCGAACATTTATGAGTTTCACCACATTGGCTGCACGTTAGAAGACACCTTTGAGCGACTAGCAGAACAGAGACAAAAATTCCAAGACTTGTTTAACTTTGCACACTCCCCGATTTTGGTTTGGTCTGAAAGTGGCACTTTGATTCAGATGAACCCAGCCGCTCGTATGGCGATGTTCGCGGATGATGACTTTAAAGGCGTCTTAGCTCAAGAGTTTGAGAAAAAGATGCAGCCGAATGTGTTGATGGTTTTAAACGGCGCAAAGTTAACGGGTATCAATGTTCCGATTGGCGATAAAGTATTTCGTTGGAACATGTCGGCGATACGTGTTGAGCATGGCATTACTGGCGTAGTTGTTCAGGGGCAAGATATCACTAAGCTGGTGGAAGCGGAGCGTCAAGCAGATCGCGCTCGTGAAGAAGCGGAGCACCTTGCAAATGTTCGTGCGGATTTCCTCGCTAAAATGAGCCACGAAATTCGAACACCGTTAAATGGCATTTTGGGTGTGTCTCAGCTATTGAAACGCTCTGTGACAAGTGAAGGTAATAGAGAGAAAGTGGATGTTTTGTGTAACAGTGCCGAACACCTACTTGCAGTGCTCAATGATATTCTGGACTTTTCTAAAATCGAACAGGGTCAGTTTAATATCCAAAAGAAAGAATTCCGACTTTCAGAGCTCATCAATACCTTGGATAGTATCTATAGACCACTTTGTATCGAGAAATCGATCAGCTTTGATATTGAAAGCCGACTACCAGAGGAGCTGGAGATCTACACGGATCAAGTTCGTCTAAATCAGATCATGTTTAACCTCTTGAGTAATGCATTGAAATTCACTCATTCGGGAGGTGTGTTCGTTTCATTTGATTTAGAAACCACGATTAACACTAACCGAGCGGGTTTAATCATCAAGGTTAAGGACAGTGGTATTGGTATTGAACCTGAGAAACTAGACGCTGTATTTGAACCTTTTGTTCAAGCTGAGGAAACCACGACGCGTGAATACGGTGGTACGGGGCTTGGGTTAGCAATCGTTAAGAATTTAGTCGATATGCTTGAAGGCGATATTAGAGTAAGAAGTCGTAAGGATGCTGGGTCTGAATTCGTTATCGATATTCCAGTAACCTATCGAACTGAGCCAATTACAGGCCCTAAGTTGGATGAGTCTACAGCGCCACGAGATTTGTTTGATAAATCACTGAAGGTGCTATTGGTCGAAGATAATCATACCAACGCCTTTATTGCGCAGGCATTTTGTAAGAAATATGGAATGTCGGTAACGTGGGCGAAAGATGGTTTAGAGGCCATGGCGTATGCTGAGCTTCAGCCCTATGACCTTATCTTAATGGACAATCAACTTCCGAATTTAGGTGGTGTAGAGACTACGATCAAATTGAGGGAAGAGCTTCACTTACAAACGCCGATCTATGCTTGCACGGCTGACGCACAAATCTCAACTCGAGATCGCTTTATGCAAGCCGGTGCGAATTATGTGATTGTGAAGCCGATAAAAGAAGAGTCTTTGCACCGTGCATTTATTCATTTCAAAGAGCATTATCAGCCAGTTAAGCGTCTCGTTGGCAATGAGTAA
- a CDS encoding PilZ domain-containing protein — protein sequence MPQDNNQELFRYLKPGTRTAGVLEFGPQDSIQVSTLYIGHKEDQYLVLELSQKSTEALTLRKLNNVDIIIRAITDTELGHIVAFKTSVLSHITQPAHLIFLRPPSNFATKPIREHERYKINLSSEVSFDTLTLDATLIDFSISGCGVFLSQQSDIDIGMKIKVSSILDEHLPDDLIYKVVSKKRHGQGWLLGIQFPEHLDLDEELKKLLLELAFNTGNL from the coding sequence ATGCCACAAGATAATAACCAAGAATTGTTTAGATATCTGAAACCAGGAACACGTACAGCAGGTGTTCTTGAATTTGGCCCACAAGATTCTATCCAAGTGAGTACTCTCTATATTGGTCATAAAGAGGACCAATATCTGGTGCTTGAGTTATCTCAAAAATCGACCGAGGCCCTAACCCTCAGAAAGCTCAATAACGTTGATATTATCATTAGAGCGATCACTGACACTGAGTTAGGCCATATTGTGGCTTTCAAGACCAGTGTTCTCTCTCATATCACTCAGCCAGCACATCTAATTTTTCTCAGACCACCTTCGAACTTCGCGACCAAGCCGATTCGCGAACATGAGCGCTACAAGATAAATCTAAGCAGTGAAGTGTCATTTGATACCTTAACGCTCGACGCGACACTGATCGATTTTTCAATTTCTGGGTGCGGTGTATTCTTGTCTCAGCAATCAGACATAGATATCGGCATGAAGATTAAAGTCTCTTCAATATTAGATGAACATCTGCCAGACGACTTAATCTATAAAGTGGTGAGTAAGAAACGTCACGGTCAAGGTTGGCTTCTTGGCATTCAATTCCCAGAACATCTTGATTTAGATGAAGAATTAAAGAAACTGCTGCTCGAGCTCGCTTTCAACACGGGTAACCTCTAA
- a CDS encoding DUF1289 domain-containing protein, producing the protein MKTPCIAACKNNGGICGGCHRTMNEIIGWKSLSDEQREQVMQNLSSEGATHQCPQCDQPAQCDISAGKETCWCFELEKRDTSGVPKQGLCMCRKCLSALPIE; encoded by the coding sequence ATGAAAACACCTTGTATCGCAGCTTGTAAAAATAATGGCGGTATTTGTGGCGGCTGCCATCGAACAATGAATGAAATCATCGGCTGGAAAAGCCTTTCCGATGAGCAAAGAGAGCAAGTGATGCAAAACCTTTCGTCAGAAGGTGCAACTCACCAATGTCCTCAGTGCGACCAACCCGCACAATGTGATATAAGCGCAGGTAAAGAGACATGTTGGTGTTTTGAGTTAGAGAAGAGAGATACTAGCGGTGTGCCTAAACAAGGCTTGTGTATGTGTCGCAAGTGTTTATCTGCCCTGCCTATTGAATAG
- a CDS encoding porin, translating to MNKKLLALAVSGAVFGTQAVAVELYNEDGTTFDVGGHVSVNVNGSEKEDASVGSNSPRINFNATQDLGNGFTADAKGEWQLNYLDGGDDTFATRLGYIGLTHDDFGRAVVGTQWAPYYDVASVTDMPIAYANDFLYDNHGALGTGRADKMVSYRNAIQLGDAGEFSFGLGWQGDNTVTTDVYDDTDPTDIVHSRVTVDYGDRVQATLGYSIAGVKLGYAFSTGDYKEFGSASKTAESHLVSAAYGTYGSGLYLAGIYASNENMNVGLEESTAYELLAAYGLSNSLNLSVNYETVEGEATKGAATETSREELALQAEYNFTSNIVGYTGYQFDLKSESGYKSDDKWTIGARYYL from the coding sequence ATGAATAAGAAACTTTTAGCGCTTGCTGTTTCTGGCGCTGTATTTGGTACACAGGCAGTTGCAGTAGAACTTTACAACGAAGACGGCACAACATTTGATGTTGGTGGTCACGTTTCTGTAAACGTAAACGGTTCTGAGAAAGAAGATGCTTCAGTAGGCTCAAACTCTCCTCGTATTAACTTTAACGCTACTCAAGATCTTGGTAACGGCTTTACAGCAGACGCTAAAGGTGAATGGCAACTAAATTACCTTGACGGTGGTGACGATACATTCGCAACTCGTCTTGGTTACATTGGTTTAACTCACGATGACTTTGGCCGTGCAGTAGTTGGTACTCAATGGGCACCATATTACGATGTAGCAAGCGTTACAGATATGCCAATTGCTTACGCGAATGACTTCTTATACGACAACCACGGTGCTTTAGGCACTGGTCGTGCAGATAAGATGGTGAGCTACCGCAACGCAATCCAACTTGGTGATGCTGGCGAATTTAGTTTCGGTTTAGGCTGGCAGGGTGACAACACTGTAACTACAGATGTTTATGATGATACAGATCCAACAGATATCGTTCACTCGCGTGTAACAGTTGATTACGGTGACCGTGTTCAAGCTACGCTAGGTTACTCTATTGCTGGCGTTAAGCTAGGCTACGCATTTAGTACTGGCGACTACAAAGAGTTTGGTTCAGCTTCGAAAACCGCTGAATCTCACCTTGTATCTGCAGCATACGGTACTTACGGCTCAGGTTTATACTTAGCTGGTATCTACGCGTCTAATGAAAACATGAACGTTGGTCTAGAAGAGAGTACTGCTTACGAACTTCTAGCTGCATACGGTCTTTCGAACAGCCTAAACCTAAGCGTGAACTACGAAACAGTTGAAGGTGAAGCAACGAAAGGTGCAGCAACGGAAACTTCTCGTGAAGAACTAGCATTGCAAGCTGAGTACAACTTCACTAGCAACATCGTTGGTTACACCGGTTACCAATTTGATCTGAAAAGCGAATCTGGTTACAAGTCTGACGACAAATGGACTATCGGTGCTCGTTACTACCTATAA
- a CDS encoding fumarylacetoacetate hydrolase family protein, with protein sequence MSNTHSEQQWQDTKITATPSKVVCIGRNYVDHIEELNNAIPEHMVVFNKPSTCVTSTLTSFHQEALHYEAEICFIVEQGQYVAVGLGLDLTKRELQSYLKGKGLPWERAKAFDGSAVLSRFVSLDGFDLSDLNLELFINCIRVQKGHVSQMLYPPQTILEELSSYTTLLDGDVVMTGTPKGVGEVHQGDLFLGRLKCGEQTLVEIEWVAK encoded by the coding sequence ATGAGCAACACTCATTCAGAACAGCAGTGGCAGGACACCAAAATTACCGCAACACCAAGCAAAGTGGTTTGTATCGGTCGAAACTATGTTGATCACATTGAAGAGTTGAACAACGCTATCCCTGAACATATGGTCGTCTTCAACAAGCCAAGTACCTGTGTGACCTCAACCTTAACCTCTTTTCATCAAGAAGCGCTCCATTACGAAGCTGAGATCTGTTTTATTGTCGAACAAGGGCAATATGTCGCAGTAGGTTTAGGCTTAGATCTTACTAAGCGTGAATTGCAGAGCTACTTAAAAGGGAAGGGCTTGCCATGGGAGAGAGCTAAGGCATTTGATGGCTCTGCAGTACTCAGTCGTTTTGTATCCCTAGACGGATTTGATTTGTCGGATCTTAACTTAGAGCTCTTTATCAATTGTATTCGAGTACAGAAAGGACATGTCTCTCAGATGCTTTACCCACCACAAACCATTCTTGAAGAGTTGAGTTCCTACACTACGTTACTTGATGGTGATGTGGTTATGACAGGCACACCTAAAGGCGTAGGAGAGGTTCATCAAGGCGATCTATTCTTGGGACGCTTGAAGTGTGGTGAGCAAACCTTAGTTGAGATCGAGTGGGTCGCCAAGTAA
- the yegD gene encoding molecular chaperone encodes MFIGFDYGTANCSVAAMIEGAPRLLPLEGDNYYIPSTVFAPTRESVSEHLFRHLNIKPSDAIGEQVLRRAIAANREESIDLVPEDMAFGQAALDLYLEDPRDVYYVKSPKSFLGASGLHDVQVSFFEDLVCAMMANIKQQAERSTQCAIDQAVIGRPINFHGRGGEEANQQAERILTRAATRAGFSDIAFQFEPVAAGLEYESTLTHNQTVLVVDIGGGTTDCSLLEMGPTWAGNADRSASLLAHSGQRVGGNDLDIYLAFKRLMHPFGMTSKSISGIDMPLTQFWNPIAINNVEAQKNFYSRENLAALKLLRKEAAEPEKLDRLMRVYHDTLGYSIVRRAEEAKIALADSREYRTAIQVASELVEVDISVDQMVEAIDTPKAKMIELVKEAIQQGQKVPDVIYMTGGSARSPILRQAVEQAVPNVPIVSGNYFGSVTAGLARWAETCFK; translated from the coding sequence ATGTTCATCGGATTTGACTATGGAACGGCAAACTGCTCAGTTGCTGCAATGATCGAAGGGGCGCCTCGTCTTTTGCCTCTTGAAGGTGATAACTACTATATTCCCTCTACGGTGTTCGCTCCTACACGTGAGAGTGTCTCTGAACACTTGTTCCGTCACCTGAACATTAAACCAAGTGATGCTATTGGTGAGCAGGTTCTGCGCCGTGCCATTGCGGCTAACCGAGAAGAAAGTATCGACTTAGTACCAGAAGATATGGCGTTTGGACAAGCCGCGTTGGATCTATACCTTGAAGATCCAAGAGACGTTTATTACGTGAAGTCTCCGAAGTCATTTTTGGGCGCTAGTGGCTTACACGATGTTCAAGTGAGCTTCTTTGAGGATTTGGTGTGCGCCATGATGGCGAACATTAAACAGCAAGCTGAACGCTCGACGCAGTGTGCAATTGACCAAGCCGTAATCGGTCGTCCAATCAACTTTCATGGTCGTGGCGGTGAAGAAGCCAACCAACAAGCTGAGCGTATATTGACTCGAGCTGCGACGAGAGCAGGCTTCTCAGATATTGCGTTTCAGTTTGAACCAGTAGCGGCGGGGCTGGAGTACGAGAGCACGCTTACTCACAATCAGACTGTTCTAGTCGTTGATATTGGCGGTGGTACGACAGACTGCTCATTGCTTGAGATGGGGCCGACTTGGGCAGGGAACGCCGACCGAAGTGCAAGCTTATTGGCTCATAGTGGTCAGCGTGTCGGTGGTAATGATCTGGATATCTATCTTGCCTTCAAACGCTTGATGCATCCTTTCGGTATGACCAGCAAAAGCATATCTGGTATCGATATGCCATTGACGCAATTCTGGAACCCAATTGCGATTAACAATGTTGAAGCCCAAAAGAACTTTTACTCCCGAGAAAACCTAGCCGCGTTGAAGCTGTTGCGCAAAGAGGCGGCTGAACCGGAAAAGCTTGATAGGCTAATGCGTGTTTATCATGACACCTTAGGTTACAGCATTGTAAGACGTGCAGAAGAAGCTAAGATTGCCCTTGCAGACAGTCGTGAGTATCGAACGGCAATTCAGGTCGCGTCGGAGTTGGTTGAAGTTGATATCTCTGTCGATCAGATGGTTGAAGCGATTGATACCCCAAAAGCTAAGATGATTGAATTGGTTAAAGAAGCAATTCAACAAGGACAGAAAGTACCAGATGTTATTTATATGACAGGGGGCTCTGCACGCTCTCCAATTCTTCGTCAGGCAGTAGAGCAAGCGGTGCCTAATGTACCTATCGTGAGTGGCAACTATTTTGGTTCCGTTACCGCAGGGCTTGCTCGTTGGGCAGAAACTTGCTTTAAGTAA